Genomic DNA from Paenibacillus sp. KS-LC4:
CTCCGCCGGCTTGCTGGCAAGATCGCCTCTGCTCACTCGATCCGCAAGCTCATCATAGGCTTTATCGCTCCATTTGCCAAAATTGTTCGGATTGTCCGTCGTCCACATCGCAAGATAGGTCATCGGATCGTTATAATCCGGCCCCCATCTGGTCAGGCCCACTTCATATTCACCGTTATACATGAGCTCGACGCGATTTTTCTTCGGCTGGGACTTGAGCGCAAAGGTCACGCCCGGCAATGCCGTTTCAATCTCCGATTGAATGAACTGCGATACGAGTGTTGCTGATTCCGTATCTTCAAACAGCAGCTCCAGCTCAATAGCATCAATGCCTAACTCTGCCTTCGCTTGCTCCCAATATTTCAGCGCTTCGGCCTTATTCGTTGATGGATAGCTGCCTGCTGTTTCCCGGTAATCCTTGCCGTCTGGCCCCGTTGCCAAAAACTGCGGAACAGCAAAATCCGCTGCGATGGAGCCATCCTTCAATATCTCATCGACTACCGCTGTTTTGTCGTAGGCAAGCGAGAGCGCCTTGCGTAAATGAATATTTTCCAAACCAGGAACCTTCTGATTAGGCGATAGGTACCAGAGAAAGCCTGTCAGCACATTTTGATATTCCGGACTTTGCTGATAGCTTGTAATTTGTTCGCCGGAGAGCGCGACATAGTCAATGTCACCATTTTCATAAGCAAGCACGGATTGCTGTGTATCTTTAATAATTTTATAATTTAGGCCATCCAGCTTTACGCTGTCTGCGTCGTAGTAGTCCTTATTTTTCTCCAAGAAAAACGTTGTTCCGCCGACTTCCCAGGTTTTCAGCTTGAAGGGACCGTTCGCCAGCAGCGCTTCCGGTGTCAAAGCATATTCCGTCCCTTTCTCCTTGAAGAATGCTTCATTTACAGGAAAGAAGGATGGAAAGGCCAGCAGCGAATCAAAAAAAGGAATGGGACGTTCAAGCTCCACCGTCAGCGTCCTGTCATCAACAGCCTTGACCCCAAGCTCGTCAAAGCCCTTCTCGCCAGCAATGATGGCAGCGGCATTTTTCAGACCGGCTACCTCTGCGATAAAGCTGTATTCACTAGCCGTTTCCGGATTAA
This window encodes:
- a CDS encoding peptide ABC transporter substrate-binding protein, with the protein product MKKVKIAIALFSVLLLLAGCTSAKQGSGVAPASAESSSASSESEAPEASPSAQKVLNLGKEVELASMDSAIATDGLSFEVIAATTEGLYTIDEERVPQLALAEKVELSEDGLHYTFTLRDAKWSNGTPVTAKDFEFAWKRLVNPETASEYSFIAEVAGLKNAAAIIAGEKGFDELGVKAVDDRTLTVELERPIPFFDSLLAFPSFFPVNEAFFKEKGTEYALTPEALLANGPFKLKTWEVGGTTFFLEKNKDYYDADSVKLDGLNYKIIKDTQQSVLAYENGDIDYVALSGEQITSYQQSPEYQNVLTGFLWYLSPNQKVPGLENIHLRKALSLAYDKTAVVDEILKDGSIAADFAVPQFLATGPDGKDYRETAGSYPSTNKAEALKYWEQAKAELGIDAIELELLFEDTESATLVSQFIQSEIETALPGVTFALKSQPKKNRVELMYNGEYEVGLTRWGPDYNDPMTYLAMWTTDNPNNFGKWSDKAYDELADRVSRGDLASKPAERWEALKQLEAKVLEEAVIFPVYQKGNAVLIKPNVTGINLGTIGGNISYKTAEKQ